A stretch of the Candidatus Bandiella numerosa genome encodes the following:
- the ribD gene encoding bifunctional diaminohydroxyphosphoribosylaminopyrimidine deaminase/5-amino-6-(5-phosphoribosylamino)uracil reductase RibD encodes MDNDVYFMNKALDMAKSGIGRTGSNPSVGCIIVKDDKIISSARTENGGRPHAECLAIDKLHDKELAKSTVYITLEPCCNDKENDVSCVKKIIQSKFSRVVIGTIDPNPKISGTSIEILKNNKIETTVGILKNECEEIINGFKKRMLQNRPYITLKIATSLDGKIALANGKSKWITSEKLRKLSHQLRSKNDAILTGIGTVIADDPLLTCRLYDEQHSPIRIILDSDLRISKNSQIVQTAKRIKTIIFTSQNSKNIDGDIKVITVKKSDIGLNLNDVLNHIADLGINNLLIEGGQKINTSFIKENLIDKIILFQSNKFIGGDGLNAIGKLNLQDLNQCFEFETEVIREN; translated from the coding sequence ATGGATAACGATGTGTATTTCATGAATAAGGCACTTGATATGGCAAAATCAGGTATTGGAAGAACTGGTTCCAATCCTTCTGTTGGATGCATAATTGTTAAGGACGATAAAATTATTTCTAGCGCGAGAACAGAAAATGGTGGTAGACCTCATGCCGAATGTTTAGCTATAGATAAATTACACGATAAGGAACTGGCAAAAAGCACTGTTTATATCACCTTAGAGCCATGTTGCAATGATAAGGAAAATGATGTTTCATGTGTTAAAAAAATAATTCAATCAAAATTTTCTAGGGTTGTAATTGGCACAATTGATCCAAATCCAAAAATTAGTGGCACAAGCATAGAGATTTTAAAAAATAATAAAATTGAAACTACAGTAGGAATTTTAAAAAATGAATGTGAAGAAATTATAAATGGGTTTAAAAAAAGAATGTTGCAAAATCGACCATACATTACATTAAAAATTGCAACAAGTTTAGACGGTAAAATTGCCCTAGCAAATGGTAAGAGTAAGTGGATTACCAGTGAAAAACTAAGAAAATTATCACATCAATTAAGATCGAAAAATGATGCAATATTAACAGGAATAGGCACTGTTATTGCAGATGACCCACTTTTAACATGTAGATTATACGACGAACAACATAGCCCCATAAGAATCATACTAGATTCTGATTTAAGAATTTCAAAAAACTCTCAAATAGTACAAACTGCAAAGAGAATCAAAACTATAATTTTTACCTCACAAAATTCAAAAAATATAGATGGTGATATTAAAGTGATTACCGTCAAAAAATCAGATATAGGTCTTAATCTTAATGATGTTCTAAATCATATTGCTGATTTAGGAATTAATAATTTACTTATTGAAGGCGGTCAAAAAATAAACACCTCTTTTATAAAAGAAAATCTGATAGATAAAATAATCCTTTTTCAATCTAATAAATTCATTGGTGGCGATGGATTAAACGCTATAGGCAAACTAAATCTTCAAGATTTAAATCAATGTTTTGAATTTGAAACAGAAGTTATACGTGAAAATTGA
- a CDS encoding dicarboxylate/amino acid:cation symporter — translation MNKKLKLWQKVIIGMVLGILFGVYGKEYAQYLKPFGDVFLNMIKMVVVPLILFSILNGVISVSDASTFGRLGTRAFLMYMVTTAFAVTIGLTFANVFEPGVGLTIDLTNPIEHQKSEDLKDLFIDIIPSNPVKAMADGKTLQIVVFAFFTGFALILIGDKGREVKNFISSCTHLVFKMIQLVIQLTPYGVFAIMSWVVADYGIEIMLHLGKFILVVVGALSVQYILFGIMLLLFARINPIPFYKKMITTQALALATSSSKATLPTAISELRNKVGVSKESASFILPLGAAVNMDATAIYLGICAVFFAQIFGVNLDFNHYIILILTATIGSIGAAGFPGGSMVMMGMVLSSVGIPLEGIGVILGIDRILEMLRTMINITGDCTVTLIVDKMEGTFNQKTYYSKDLK, via the coding sequence ATGAATAAAAAGCTTAAGCTTTGGCAGAAAGTTATAATAGGAATGGTCTTAGGAATACTTTTTGGTGTTTATGGAAAAGAATATGCTCAATATCTAAAACCATTTGGGGATGTTTTTCTCAACATGATTAAGATGGTTGTCGTACCATTGATATTATTTTCCATATTAAATGGAGTAATTAGCGTTAGTGATGCTAGCACTTTTGGTAGATTAGGTACAAGAGCATTTTTAATGTACATGGTAACAACAGCGTTCGCTGTCACGATCGGCTTAACTTTTGCAAATGTTTTTGAGCCAGGCGTGGGGTTGACTATTGATCTAACTAATCCAATTGAGCATCAAAAAAGTGAAGATCTTAAAGATTTATTTATAGATATTATTCCCTCGAATCCTGTCAAAGCCATGGCCGATGGTAAAACCTTACAGATTGTTGTTTTTGCTTTTTTCACTGGTTTTGCACTTATTTTAATTGGAGATAAAGGAAGGGAAGTTAAAAATTTTATATCTTCTTGCACACATTTAGTATTTAAAATGATTCAGCTAGTTATTCAACTTACTCCATATGGAGTGTTTGCGATAATGTCATGGGTAGTAGCTGATTATGGAATTGAAATTATGCTTCATCTTGGAAAATTTATTCTTGTTGTAGTTGGAGCACTGTCTGTTCAATATATTCTTTTTGGAATTATGCTATTACTCTTTGCAAGAATCAATCCCATACCTTTTTACAAAAAAATGATCACTACTCAGGCCCTTGCCTTAGCAACATCTAGTAGTAAAGCAACACTTCCAACAGCAATTTCAGAACTTAGAAATAAAGTTGGTGTATCAAAAGAATCAGCATCATTTATATTACCTCTTGGTGCAGCAGTAAATATGGATGCAACCGCAATATACTTAGGAATATGTGCCGTTTTTTTTGCTCAAATCTTTGGTGTTAATCTTGATTTTAATCACTATATAATTCTAATTCTTACTGCAACTATTGGATCTATCGGTGCAGCTGGATTCCCTGGTGGCTCTATGGTTATGATGGGAATGGTATTGTCATCGGTAGGAATACCACTTGAGGGTATTGGTGTGATTTTAGGGATAGATAGGATTTTAGAGATGCTTAGAACAATGATTAACATAACTGGAGATTGTACAGTGACGTTGATAGTTGATAAGATGGAAGGGACTTTCAATCAAAAAACATACTACTCCAAAGATTTAAAATAA
- a CDS encoding DEAD/DEAH box helicase yields the protein MDNFNSLNIPTDLKDSLTRMNLIIPTPIQAQTIPIALEGKDVIGSAQTGTGKTIAFLIPLLSKILQSNNEQALILTPTRELATQIQTVIESLLLKIKTISSVLLIGGAPIFKQIQNLKRRPNIIVGTPGRVTDHLIRKSLSLKNITMLVVDESDRMLDMGFSIQLDKILEFLPAARQTLMFSATFSPEILKLSKKYLQDPERITVGSINKITPKIKQDIKHTNTATKYADLSSELDAREGSIIVFVNTKIIAESLSKKLLQNNHSVSTIHGDVMHRKRERVIKNFRAKNFRIMIATDIASRGLDISHVEHVINYDLPMSPEDYIHRIGRTGRADTEGSALNLILPNELGKWKRIERLLDPSKKFSDEKKFSDEKFAKPKAHDNSRFKKPKFKRFYSRKSA from the coding sequence ATGGACAATTTTAATTCTCTTAATATACCAACCGACCTAAAAGATTCATTAACCAGAATGAACTTAATCATTCCGACTCCAATTCAAGCTCAAACTATACCTATAGCTTTAGAAGGTAAAGATGTTATAGGATCAGCACAGACCGGAACAGGCAAAACTATTGCCTTCTTAATTCCACTATTATCAAAAATTTTGCAATCAAATAATGAGCAGGCTTTAATATTAACACCAACTAGGGAATTAGCAACGCAAATACAGACTGTGATAGAAAGCCTACTTCTTAAAATAAAAACTATTTCTTCAGTTTTATTGATTGGTGGCGCACCAATATTCAAACAAATTCAAAACCTCAAAAGAAGACCTAACATAATTGTAGGAACACCAGGTAGGGTAACTGATCATCTAATTCGCAAAAGCTTAAGTCTTAAGAATATAACTATGTTGGTAGTTGATGAATCAGATAGAATGTTAGATATGGGTTTTAGCATTCAATTAGATAAAATTTTAGAATTTTTACCTGCTGCAAGACAAACATTAATGTTTTCTGCTACTTTCTCACCAGAAATTTTAAAGTTATCAAAAAAATATCTTCAAGATCCTGAAAGAATAACGGTTGGCTCTATAAATAAAATTACTCCAAAAATAAAGCAAGATATTAAGCATACAAATACTGCAACTAAGTATGCTGACTTATCAAGTGAACTAGATGCTCGTGAGGGATCAATAATTGTATTTGTGAACACAAAAATTATTGCAGAGAGTCTAAGTAAAAAGTTATTGCAGAATAATCACAGCGTATCGACAATTCATGGTGATGTGATGCATAGAAAACGTGAAAGAGTAATTAAGAATTTTCGTGCAAAAAATTTCCGCATAATGATTGCAACAGATATTGCTTCAAGAGGGTTGGATATTTCCCATGTTGAACATGTAATTAATTATGATTTACCAATGTCTCCTGAAGATTATATACATCGTATAGGAAGAACTGGGAGAGCTGATACTGAAGGATCTGCTTTGAATTTAATCTTACCAAATGAGTTAGGTAAATGGAAAAGGATAGAGCGCTTACTCGATCCTAGTAAAAAATTCTCAGATGAGAAAAAATTCTCAGACGAGAAATTTGCAAAACCAAAAGCACATGACAACAGTCGCTTTAAAAAGCCTAAATTTAAAAGATTTTATAGCAGAAAAAGCGCTTAA
- the folE gene encoding GTP cyclohydrolase I FolE — MQSKLLKSNNIQVKVSESEARRAVETILKWIGEDPNREGLIDTPKRVVDSLKEHFSGYLEDPSHVLQKTFTEISGYQDMVLLKGIKLYSHCEHHMAPIKGVAHIAYYPNTKVVGISKLARVVEIYSKRLQIQERLTSEIANTINFTLKPKGVAVMIEASHSCINNRGINQKDVKMKTHTLIGCFRNDAEISRRFFQLII; from the coding sequence ATGCAAAGTAAATTACTGAAGAGTAATAACATCCAAGTTAAAGTATCGGAAAGCGAAGCAAGGCGTGCTGTAGAAACAATATTGAAATGGATAGGTGAAGATCCAAATAGAGAGGGTTTGATCGATACTCCCAAAAGAGTTGTTGATAGTCTTAAAGAGCATTTTTCAGGTTATTTAGAAGATCCGAGTCATGTTTTGCAAAAGACATTTACAGAAATTTCTGGGTATCAAGATATGGTTCTTTTGAAGGGTATAAAATTATATTCTCATTGTGAGCATCATATGGCTCCTATTAAAGGTGTGGCCCATATAGCATATTACCCAAACACTAAAGTTGTCGGTATTAGTAAACTAGCAAGGGTAGTTGAAATTTATTCTAAGCGCCTTCAAATTCAAGAAAGGCTTACATCTGAGATTGCTAATACTATCAATTTTACGCTTAAACCTAAAGGTGTCGCAGTTATGATTGAAGCGAGTCATAGCTGTATAAACAACAGAGGCATTAACCAAAAAGATGTAAAAATGAAGACACATACGTTAATAGGCTGTTTTAGGAATGATGCAGAAATTAGTAGAAGATTTTTTCAATTAATAATTTAG
- the ftsY gene encoding signal recognition particle-docking protein FtsY, giving the protein MKNWFGKLRSGLGKTSANLSTNIKKVFALNRPNKEVLDDIEEILISSDLGVKFSGEVIEKISKRSFNTDITRQMVIDCVVEEMQSILKPYAKELIIPNSDLPYTIVFSGINGSGKTTSLGKIAHKLQRDGHKVLIAACDSFRASATEQLEIWAKRSNCEIITGEYKSDPASIAYKALIKARNENFDVLLIDTAGRMHNKIDLMNELQKINKVLKKNDQAFPQLNLLVIDATIGQTAIKQVENFKDIVDINGIILTKLDGTSKAGVIVPITQKFKLPIYLVGVGEGIEDLNAFSAKDFAEALLSG; this is encoded by the coding sequence ATGAAGAATTGGTTTGGTAAATTAAGGAGTGGGTTAGGCAAAACATCTGCAAATTTAAGCACAAATATTAAAAAAGTTTTTGCTTTAAATAGACCTAATAAAGAAGTACTAGATGATATAGAGGAAATATTGATATCAAGTGATCTTGGAGTAAAATTCTCTGGAGAAGTCATTGAAAAGATATCAAAAAGGAGCTTTAATACTGATATAACAAGGCAAATGGTTATTGATTGTGTTGTTGAAGAGATGCAATCTATATTAAAACCTTATGCAAAGGAATTAATTATACCAAATTCAGATTTACCTTATACTATCGTTTTTTCGGGAATTAATGGTAGTGGTAAGACTACTTCATTAGGTAAAATAGCGCATAAATTACAAAGGGATGGTCATAAAGTATTGATTGCAGCATGTGATAGCTTTAGGGCATCTGCAACTGAACAGTTGGAAATTTGGGCAAAAAGGTCTAATTGTGAAATTATAACAGGGGAGTATAAATCTGACCCTGCGAGCATTGCTTATAAAGCCTTAATTAAGGCAAGGAATGAAAATTTTGATGTGCTTTTAATCGACACGGCAGGGAGGATGCACAATAAAATTGATTTGATGAATGAATTGCAAAAAATAAACAAAGTTCTGAAAAAAAATGATCAAGCTTTTCCTCAATTAAATTTACTTGTAATTGATGCTACTATTGGGCAGACTGCAATTAAGCAGGTTGAAAATTTTAAAGATATAGTTGATATCAATGGTATTATTTTAACAAAGCTAGATGGTACCTCCAAAGCTGGTGTTATAGTGCCTATTACTCAAAAATTTAAATTGCCAATTTATCTTGTTGGGGTAGGGGAGGGAATTGAAGACTTAAACGCATTTTCTGCAAAGGATTTTGCAGAAGCTCTATTGTCTGGTTAA
- a CDS encoding patatin-like phospholipase family protein gives MKLNFLNIKNFTCLILLLIFFNSCKYANHHTNMQPSHKLEENKKINIALVLSGAGSKGIAHAGVIAAFEKHNIPIDLIVGSSAGSLVGLLYADSKNITKVKEILVNASRKDFLQGSPAINFIGATLFNTPSGFKQFDKFLTTNIKATNFEELQIPLAVVTTDINSSKSHIFNYGDIKSAIFASCAIPGLYQPVKIGDKLLIDGGVISPVPVKEALQFKPNVTVAVNIVSPPPSDEITNNLSILYRSSWITYYSLSLEQESYADISVNIDTSKYDWLDDLSKKDKIELFELGLSAGEKLIINNKQLFSGNKKST, from the coding sequence ATGAAATTAAATTTTTTAAACATTAAGAATTTCACATGTTTAATATTATTGCTGATTTTTTTTAATTCTTGTAAATACGCAAATCATCATACAAACATGCAACCATCACATAAATTGGAAGAAAATAAAAAAATAAATATAGCTTTAGTTTTAAGTGGCGCTGGAAGTAAGGGAATTGCACATGCTGGTGTAATTGCTGCATTTGAAAAACATAATATTCCTATTGATTTAATAGTTGGTTCTAGCGCAGGATCGTTAGTGGGTTTGCTTTATGCAGATAGTAAAAACATCACCAAGGTAAAAGAAATTTTAGTTAACGCTAGCAGGAAGGATTTTTTACAGGGAAGTCCTGCAATAAATTTTATTGGAGCTACATTGTTCAACACTCCGTCTGGATTTAAACAATTTGATAAATTTTTAACTACAAATATTAAAGCAACAAATTTTGAAGAATTACAAATTCCTCTAGCAGTAGTAACAACAGATATAAATTCTAGTAAGTCTCACATTTTCAATTATGGTGATATTAAAAGTGCTATATTCGCTAGTTGCGCAATACCTGGTTTATATCAACCAGTGAAAATAGGAGATAAATTACTAATTGATGGTGGCGTAATTTCTCCTGTACCAGTAAAAGAAGCTTTACAATTTAAACCAAATGTTACAGTTGCAGTTAATATAGTATCACCCCCTCCAAGCGATGAGATAACAAATAACCTTTCAATATTATATAGAAGTAGTTGGATAACCTATTATAGTCTTTCATTGGAACAAGAAAGTTATGCAGATATATCGGTTAATATTGATACATCTAAATATGATTGGTTGGACGATTTAAGTAAAAAAGATAAAATTGAGTTATTCGAACTTGGCTTAAGCGCAGGAGAGAAATTGATTATTAATAATAAACAATTATTTAGTGGCAATAAAAAATCAACATAG
- the glyA gene encoding serine hydroxymethyltransferase — MESTFFYKNLSQSDRTVKEYIDYELHRQQSSIELIASENIVSKAVLEAQGSILTNKYAEGYPGKRYYGGCEFVDKIENLAIERVKKLYSANFANVQPHSGSQANQAAFFALLKGGDKIVSLSLDCGGHLTHGSKVNLSGKWFDIEHYFVDKETFELDYNEIEKLVKQAKPKLIIAGGSAYPRKIDFAKFRQIADLVGAYLLVDMAHISGIIAAGYHQNPIEYAHVVTSTTHKTLRGPRGGIILTNHEDIFKKINSGIFPGIQGGPLMHVIAAKAVAFGEALQPSFKNYINQVLLNANTLASELLNRGYNVITGGTDTHLLLVDLRKQGITGKLAEESLEKVGLTCNKNGIPFDDAKPFITSGIRLGTAAATTRGFKEDEFTLTASLIADILDDLAKNTEVNVLTKNATLEKVLSLCKKFPIY; from the coding sequence ATGGAGAGTACTTTCTTTTATAAAAATTTATCACAATCAGACAGAACGGTTAAGGAATACATTGATTACGAGTTACACAGGCAGCAAAGCTCAATTGAGCTCATTGCATCAGAAAATATAGTCAGTAAGGCAGTACTTGAAGCTCAAGGCTCAATTCTTACCAACAAATATGCTGAGGGCTATCCTGGCAAACGTTATTATGGTGGATGCGAATTTGTTGATAAAATTGAAAATCTGGCTATAGAAAGAGTTAAAAAACTGTATTCTGCTAATTTTGCAAATGTTCAACCACATTCTGGATCTCAAGCAAATCAAGCAGCATTTTTTGCCTTACTAAAAGGTGGGGATAAAATTGTTAGTCTATCTTTAGACTGTGGTGGCCATCTCACACATGGCTCAAAAGTTAACTTATCTGGCAAATGGTTTGATATAGAACACTATTTTGTGGATAAAGAAACGTTTGAGCTAGATTATAATGAAATCGAAAAACTTGTTAAACAAGCAAAGCCAAAATTAATTATAGCTGGCGGCTCGGCATACCCAAGAAAAATTGACTTTGCTAAATTTAGACAAATAGCAGATTTAGTTGGGGCTTATTTACTAGTTGATATGGCGCATATTTCAGGCATAATAGCAGCAGGATATCATCAAAACCCTATTGAATATGCACATGTTGTAACATCTACCACCCATAAAACACTAAGGGGCCCAAGAGGCGGTATTATATTGACTAACCACGAAGACATTTTTAAAAAAATTAATTCTGGCATATTTCCTGGAATACAAGGCGGTCCATTAATGCATGTCATAGCTGCAAAAGCAGTTGCATTCGGTGAAGCATTACAACCATCATTCAAAAATTATATCAATCAGGTTTTACTCAACGCTAATACGTTAGCATCAGAATTATTAAATAGAGGCTATAATGTTATAACTGGTGGAACAGACACTCATCTTTTGCTTGTTGATTTAAGAAAACAGGGAATTACAGGGAAACTTGCAGAGGAATCTCTGGAAAAAGTAGGATTAACTTGCAACAAAAATGGCATTCCTTTTGATGATGCTAAGCCATTTATCACTTCTGGCATTAGACTCGGCACTGCTGCCGCTACAACAAGGGGCTTTAAAGAAGATGAATTTACTTTAACAGCTAGCTTGATTGCAGATATTCTTGATGATTTAGCTAAAAATACCGAAGTAAATGTATTAACTAAAAATGCAACACTTGAAAAAGTGTTGAGTTTATGTAAAAAATTTCCCATCTATTAA
- the ruvA gene encoding Holliday junction branch migration protein RuvA — translation MIGKLFGEICDIYLDHIIINVNGVGYVVFCSKKITSKHHVGDKIELITQTMVKENDISIFGFPNDIDKEFFNHLLTIQGVGAKLAQTIIGSLDIDEIIQSVQINDDRKFTQISGVGPKLAARLVNELKTKKFINKLQNIKVKHEISTSSNRHSQIIMDATSALMNLGYSLGQINSAINDVISQGKEIELEMLIKNCIKILST, via the coding sequence ATGATAGGCAAATTATTTGGTGAAATTTGTGATATTTATTTGGATCACATAATAATCAATGTAAATGGTGTTGGGTATGTAGTTTTTTGTTCTAAAAAGATAACAAGCAAGCATCATGTTGGAGATAAAATTGAATTAATAACTCAAACAATGGTTAAAGAAAATGACATTAGCATTTTTGGATTTCCAAATGATATTGATAAAGAGTTCTTTAATCATTTATTAACTATTCAAGGAGTAGGTGCAAAGCTTGCCCAAACAATTATTGGGAGTCTTGATATTGATGAAATAATTCAGTCAGTACAAATTAATGATGACAGAAAATTTACACAAATCAGTGGGGTCGGACCCAAGCTTGCAGCAAGACTTGTAAATGAATTGAAAACTAAAAAATTCATAAATAAATTGCAAAATATTAAAGTAAAACACGAAATTAGCACTTCTAGTAATAGGCATTCTCAGATTATTATGGATGCGACGTCTGCGTTGATGAATTTAGGCTATAGCCTAGGGCAAATAAATTCTGCAATTAACGATGTGATATCACAAGGAAAAGAAATTGAATTGGAAATGCTTATTAAAAATTGTATTAAGATTTTATCTACATAG
- a CDS encoding multidrug effflux MFS transporter, whose amino-acid sequence MINNNLKFLIAITLIACTATVSSDIYAPSIPEISNYFDISISLAQSSMVIFMFSLACSQLIYGPLADVYGRKKPLILGTIIFIIGNILSVFSNDILMLNFSRFIQGFGAGASASLWRTMFRDKYSSTDMAKYGGYLTIAMTFIMPAAPLVGGYLQEIFSWQASFIFMIIYAITGVFFIVLFIAESHKINDIHKFSFINILKNYSTLISNKVFIGYTFCSFLCFGALFSWFIIGPVIIIHHLEHTPSLFGWLALICAGFPIFIGGYLNGKFVNTYGSQNLLKFGWSVMFIAGILLFFGFYIFGVNVLAIFIPITLFNLGICFVFPNSFAQAFEPFGHIAGTASALYGCLQIAGAVIIGAIASYVPNNNQVPLAIIMMISPVLSWLIYKILKLNEL is encoded by the coding sequence ATGATTAATAATAATTTAAAATTTTTAATAGCTATTACATTAATAGCCTGCACTGCTACAGTCAGCTCAGACATATATGCACCATCGATTCCAGAAATTTCTAATTATTTTGATATTTCTATATCGCTTGCTCAGTCTAGTATGGTAATTTTTATGTTTTCCCTTGCTTGTAGCCAATTAATATATGGCCCTCTTGCAGATGTATACGGCAGAAAAAAGCCATTAATATTGGGGACGATAATTTTCATAATTGGTAATATATTATCTGTATTTTCAAATGATATTTTGATGCTAAATTTCAGTCGCTTCATTCAAGGTTTTGGAGCTGGAGCTAGCGCTTCTCTTTGGCGCACAATGTTCCGCGACAAATATTCTAGTACAGATATGGCAAAATACGGTGGTTATTTAACAATAGCTATGACATTTATTATGCCAGCAGCCCCTCTTGTGGGTGGCTATTTACAAGAAATATTTAGTTGGCAAGCAAGTTTTATATTTATGATTATCTATGCTATTACTGGCGTGTTTTTTATTGTGCTATTCATAGCTGAATCACATAAAATAAACGACATTCACAAATTTTCATTTATTAATATACTTAAAAATTACTCTACATTAATTAGTAATAAAGTTTTTATTGGCTACACATTTTGCTCCTTCTTATGTTTTGGAGCACTATTTTCTTGGTTTATAATCGGCCCTGTAATAATAATACATCATCTTGAACACACCCCAAGTTTATTTGGATGGTTAGCCCTCATTTGCGCAGGTTTTCCTATATTTATAGGCGGTTACTTAAATGGTAAATTTGTCAACACGTATGGTTCACAAAATTTACTTAAATTTGGCTGGAGCGTGATGTTTATTGCAGGCATTCTACTTTTCTTCGGATTCTACATATTTGGAGTTAATGTATTAGCTATTTTCATCCCTATTACTCTTTTTAATCTGGGAATCTGCTTTGTCTTTCCTAATTCATTTGCACAGGCATTTGAACCTTTTGGACACATAGCAGGCACAGCTTCAGCTCTTTACGGATGCTTACAAATTGCAGGTGCCGTAATAATTGGCGCCATTGCATCTTATGTACCAAACAATAATCAAGTGCCATTAGCGATAATTATGATGATATCCCCTGTACTATCCTGGCTTATATATAAGATTTTAAAACTAAATGAACTTTAA
- a CDS encoding pyridoxal phosphate-dependent aminotransferase — protein MDLKANLISEKLKLIKPSPTLAVTTKAKALKAEGKDVIDLGAGEPDFDTPENVKQAAYAAIKSGKTKYTAVDGIPELKKSIVNKFQKENKLNYSTDQITVGCGAKHVIYNIIVATINPDDEVIIPSPYWVSYPDMVLINGGKPVIAKTSRSENFKLTPEVLRKNITNRTKLLILNSPSNPTGACYSENELKALGDVLNNYPNIYIISDDIYEHIRYQNYQYINIANINDELKNRTFVVNGVSKAYSMTGWRIGYAAGDKDLIKAVAKIQSQSTSNPCSISQYASVEALSENSYEFIEKSKLIFKERRDLVIEKLNKISGIQMDVPDGAFYIFPGCEELIGRKTPSGMQIKNCTDFAQYLLEEVLVAVVPGIAFGAENFFRISYATSDQNLLEACERIKKACEKLV, from the coding sequence ATGGACTTAAAAGCAAATTTAATATCAGAAAAATTAAAATTAATAAAACCATCACCTACACTTGCCGTTACAACGAAAGCAAAAGCCCTCAAAGCAGAAGGTAAAGATGTTATTGATTTAGGGGCTGGTGAGCCTGATTTTGATACTCCAGAAAATGTAAAACAAGCAGCTTATGCTGCAATTAAGTCCGGAAAAACAAAATACACAGCTGTAGACGGCATTCCAGAATTAAAAAAATCAATTGTAAATAAATTTCAAAAAGAAAATAAACTAAATTACAGTACTGATCAAATTACTGTAGGATGTGGAGCCAAGCATGTAATATACAATATTATAGTTGCAACAATAAATCCAGATGATGAAGTTATTATACCATCACCATATTGGGTATCCTATCCTGATATGGTATTAATAAATGGTGGCAAGCCAGTGATTGCAAAAACTTCTAGAAGTGAAAATTTTAAACTTACACCTGAAGTTTTGAGAAAAAACATAACGAATAGAACAAAGTTATTGATTCTAAATTCACCAAGTAACCCAACTGGAGCATGTTATTCAGAAAATGAATTAAAAGCCTTAGGTGATGTTTTAAATAATTACCCAAACATATATATCATTTCAGATGATATATATGAGCATATTAGATATCAAAATTATCAATACATAAATATTGCAAATATTAATGATGAGCTCAAAAATAGAACGTTTGTTGTTAATGGTGTATCAAAAGCCTACTCCATGACAGGTTGGAGAATTGGCTATGCGGCAGGTGATAAAGATTTAATCAAAGCAGTGGCAAAAATTCAATCCCAAAGCACATCAAACCCCTGCTCCATTAGCCAATATGCATCAGTAGAAGCTTTAAGTGAAAATTCTTATGAATTCATAGAAAAAAGCAAATTAATTTTCAAAGAAAGACGTGACTTAGTAATCGAAAAACTAAATAAGATATCTGGTATTCAAATGGATGTTCCTGATGGGGCGTTTTATATCTTCCCTGGTTGCGAAGAACTGATTGGTAGAAAAACTCCTTCTGGTATGCAAATAAAAAATTGCACAGATTTTGCACAATATTTACTCGAGGAAGTTTTGGTAGCTGTTGTTCCTGGAATCGCATTTGGTGCCGAAAACTTTTTTAGAATTTCATACGCAACTTCAGATCAAAATCTTCTAGAGGCCTGCGAAAGAATCAAAAAAGCTTGTGAAAAACTTGTCTAA